Genomic segment of Deltaproteobacteria bacterium:
AGGAAGCACGAGTCTGGATCGCCGACGCCGGCGCCGAAGTGCTCGTTCCAATGGTGGGCTCCGATGGAGGGCTCACCGGGCTCCTCGCGCTTGGACCGAAGCAGAGTGAGCTGCGCTACTCACGCGAGGACCTTCGACTCCTCTCGGCGATCGGCGACGCGGCTGGATTGGCCCTCGAGAACCTGCGGCTTCGCGATTCGCTGTCCGCGCGGCGACCGGGAGCGAGTGAAGAGACCTCCGCCGGCGAGTGTCGCGGCTGCGGTCATGTGGCCGCGAGCAGCCGTGGGCCGTGCGCCGAGTGCGGGGACGAGCTCCGGGCCTCGCGGCTTCCGAAGACGCTCTTCGGGAAGGTTCGACTCGAAAGTCGGATAGGCGCCGGGGCCATGGGGGTCGTATACCTTGCGACGGACCTAGACCTCGAGAGACGCTTGGCCTTGAAGACGCTTCCCGAGACCAGCCCGGAGGACTCCGTTCGACTGCGCCGCGAGGCACGTGCGATGGCCTCCGTCCGCCACCCGAATCTCGCCCTGATCTTCGGTGTGGAGAGTTGGCACGGCACGCCCATCCTGCTGATGGAGTATCTCGCGGGCGGGACGCTGGCGGAGCGTATTTCCAGAGGGCCGCTCCCGATCCGGGACGCGCTCGCGATCGGAGCAGAGCTCTCCGGCGTGCTTGCGCGTTTGCATGATTCGGGGCTGCTTCACCGCGACGTGAAACCGAGCAACGTCGGATTCACCGACGACGGCATCCCGAAGCTTCTCGATTTCGGCTTGGCACGGATCGCGGGCGAGGCGAATCTCGCTTCCGCGCCGACGGGAGGAAGCGCCGACGATGCGACCGGGACTCAGAGCGGTTTCCTCGGGACGCCCCTCTACATGTCGCCCGAGGCGCTGAACGGCGGCCGCTCGGATCAGAGCTTCGATCTCTGGAGCCTCGCTGTCGTGGTCTTCGAGGCCATCGCCGGTCGTCACCCGTTCGAACACAGTACAGGGGCTGAGACACTTCAGGCCATTCGCAGCGCGCGCGCGATCGACCTGCGGCAGACTCGCCCGGACTGCTCGGATGCGGTCGTGGCGTTGTTCTCTCTCGCGCTCTCGCGTGACCGCGCACAGCGACCCAAGAGCGCGCGCGAGCTGGGGGAATGGTTCCTCGGTGCGCGCCACGAGTTGGCAGCGTAGCGGCGCTTGCCGCGGGGCGGCCTAGCTCGAGAGCTTGTAGGTCACGATCGCGAGCGCCACGTCCGCGCCCTTCGCGTCGCGTACGCTGACCTCGCCATTGCAGATCTCGCGGCCGCGCCGGCGCACTCGCGCGTCCGCGACCAAGTCGACGCCGCGGCCGGCCGAGAGCAACGAGAGCGAGAAGCCGATCGTCGTGCCGCGCGAGCCCGGCGCGAGCGCCGACTTCGCCCAGAACGCCGCCGTCGCGGCGGAGTCGACGAGCCCCGCGATCGCGCCGCCGTGCACGGTATCGCCGAGCGTGGTGAGCTCCTTGCGGTAGGGCAGTCGAACCACCACGCGGTCCGGCTCACAGGACTCGAGCACCAGACCGAGCAGCCGGCCGTAGGGAGAGTCCACGATCACCCTCTCGACGATCGCGACCGCGTTCGCGTCCAGTCCGGCCTTCATTCAGCGGTCCGCGAGCGCTCGCGCGACCTCGACCGCGTCGAGCTCGAGGTGGCGCCGGATCTTCCCGCGATCCGCATCGTCGAGCGCGTGGCCTGCGGCGAGCTTCGACAGGATTCCCACGTCGTAGAAGCGGATCGCGTTGGAGAGCACGAAGAACTCGTCGAGCAGGTCCGGGGTTCCCGCCGGCGAGGTGATGTCGCAGATGTTGTCGGAGCCGATGCGGACCTGCACGCCGGCCGCGAGCAGCTCGAGCACGCGCGCGATCGAGTTGCCCGTCGGAGTGCGCAGCGGACGCAGCTGCCGCATGCTGAGCGCGGCCGACGGGCAGCAGATCACGCCGATGTTCTTCGCGGCCAGCCGGCGGGCCATCTCGTCGAAGCGGCTCTCCTCGTAGCGCGACGGCGAGATCACGTGCAGCAGCCAGACCGTCGGCTCGCCCGCCGGATACGAGAGGCCCAGCTCGTCGATGATCGACAGAATCGTCTCGGTGCCGTTCTCGTCGGGATCGTTCTTCTGGTCCACGTGCACGTGGATCTGCTTGCCGAGCCGGTGCGCGAGCAGGAGCGTGCGTCGGCAGGCCTCCTCGTAGCCGATGTGGTCGGGGTACATTGCTCGGTCGTCGCGCTCGGGAAGCGCGCCGACCAGATCGGCCATCTCGCCTGCGCGCTCGATCAGCGTCCAGCGCTCCGGCTCGGCGTCGGTGAACCCGAGCGGTGTATACGCCCCGACGCGCAGATCCAGCCGCCCGCGCCGCTCCTCCTTGACGCGCAGGAACTCCTCGAGCGCGGAGAGCCCGACGCGGTCCGTCGTCACGTCGACCAGGTTGTCGGCGCGGGTCGTGCCCGCGCGCTCCATCCGGTCCAGGTAGTACTCGAGCCGCTTGCGCACGTTCTCGCGCTCGTACCCGGAGCTGGCGTGGATCAGCGGGATGATCCCGTGCTTCTTCGCGAGCGACAGGTGCGAGATCCCGTCGCTCGGGGCCTCGGCGAGCAGAAACTCGGTCTCGTCGAGCGTTCCGGAGCGGCACAGGTGCAGGTGCGCGTTCAGCAGCCCGCCGCGCCGCATGACCTCCTGACGCAGCTTCTGGAAGTACGGGGTGTCCAGATTCACTCTCCCTTGCGATTCGCGCGCAAACTCTGCCCCACCGGGACCAGCTTGCCGCGGACGCGGCGGACTCCGGCCTCCGGGTACACGATCACGTCGTCGGCGTCGCGCTGGCCGCCCATCAGGTAGACCAGCGGCTCGCTCGGCTCCATCCGGTGCGCGGGGCCGCCCGCAGGGTGCGCGACGAAGTCGCCGGGACCGACCTCGAAGCTCGAATCGCCTACGCGGGCGCGCGCGTGGCCTTCCAGGATGAAGACCCACTCGTCGGTCCGCTCGTGGCTGTGCAGCGCCGTCGAGCGGTCCCCCGCTTCGACGCGGGACCAGACCACGGCCTGCCGCACGAGTCCGGTCGGGGTCTCTAGCCGGCGCATCTTCCGCCGCGCGAGCGGATCGACGTCGTGCTGAAAGACCCGCGGCTCGAGGTCGTCGATGTGCAGACACTGCCCGGCGTCGCCCTGCTCGGGGGGCAGCACTTCGTCGGTGTCCACCACCTTTCCGCCGCCGAAGCGCCGCTTCGCGTCCGGGTAGTAGCCGTGGTCGTCCGCGCGGCGCTCGCCGCCCTCGAGCAGGAGCAGCGGCGCATCGCCCCGCGCGAGGAAGTGGTGCGGGCGAGGCCCCGGTGGAAAGCCGACGAAGCTCCCGGCGCGGACCGGCGCGCGAATCGGGCCGATCCGCACCTCTCCCGTTCCCGAGAGCACGTAGACCCACTCCTCCTCGACCACGTGCCAGTGGCGGTGGGTGCCGAAGAAGCCCGGCTGGACCTCGCGCAGGTTGACACCCATGCGTGTCAGACCGGTCGCGTCGCCGAGCCTGCGCACCATGGACCCGACGCCGTCCGCGATCGTGAAGCGCGGCCGCTTCTCGGCCGCCAGCTCCGCGACCGCGACGACGCAGCTCGGGCGCTCGGGCGTACCGCGGTCGCTCACAGCGACACTCCGAGCTCTCGGAGCAGATACTCGCGGACCGCCCGCTCGAGTGGCTCAGGCCACGAAACTCCGAGCTTCGAGGCGATCGGGCGGCCGTGCGCGAGCAGCGCGCGCCCGGCCGCGAGATGCGCTTCGACGAGCGCCTCGCGCGTCGCTTCGGGCCAGGGCAGCGACTCGA
This window contains:
- a CDS encoding PaaI family thioesterase; the encoded protein is MKAGLDANAVAIVERVIVDSPYGRLLGLVLESCEPDRVVVRLPYRKELTTLGDTVHGGAIAGLVDSAATAAFWAKSALAPGSRGTTIGFSLSLLSAGRGVDLVADARVRRRGREICNGEVSVRDAKGADVALAIVTYKLSS
- a CDS encoding amidohydrolase family protein, whose translation is MRRGGLLNAHLHLCRSGTLDETEFLLAEAPSDGISHLSLAKKHGIIPLIHASSGYERENVRKRLEYYLDRMERAGTTRADNLVDVTTDRVGLSALEEFLRVKEERRGRLDLRVGAYTPLGFTDAEPERWTLIERAGEMADLVGALPERDDRAMYPDHIGYEEACRRTLLLAHRLGKQIHVHVDQKNDPDENGTETILSIIDELGLSYPAGEPTVWLLHVISPSRYEESRFDEMARRLAAKNIGVICCPSAALSMRQLRPLRTPTGNSIARVLELLAAGVQVRIGSDNICDITSPAGTPDLLDEFFVLSNAIRFYDVGILSKLAAGHALDDADRGKIRRHLELDAVEVARALADR
- a CDS encoding cupin domain-containing protein, with the translated sequence MSDRGTPERPSCVVAVAELAAEKRPRFTIADGVGSMVRRLGDATGLTRMGVNLREVQPGFFGTHRHWHVVEEEWVYVLSGTGEVRIGPIRAPVRAGSFVGFPPGPRPHHFLARGDAPLLLLEGGERRADDHGYYPDAKRRFGGGKVVDTDEVLPPEQGDAGQCLHIDDLEPRVFQHDVDPLARRKMRRLETPTGLVRQAVVWSRVEAGDRSTALHSHERTDEWVFILEGHARARVGDSSFEVGPGDFVAHPAGGPAHRMEPSEPLVYLMGGQRDADDVIVYPEAGVRRVRGKLVPVGQSLRANRKGE